Genomic segment of Arachis hypogaea cultivar Tifrunner chromosome 11, arahy.Tifrunner.gnm2.J5K5, whole genome shotgun sequence:
TCCAGAGCCATAAAGGATTAAAATGCAGGGAGTAGATACGGACCGTGCAACGATGAACAGAGACATAATCATTGGTTATTGGTTGATTGAAACAcataaaaaagaaagataaaaaactAGGGCTTTTGAAATTGGATCTACAAGTTGAATACTTTagagaattaaaaacaaaaaagcaacaaGAAATAATTGAGATAAGAACTGTAGAGATAGAGAAGTGGGGTTTACCTATCAGAAAAAGCAGAGAGAGAAGGAAAGCGAGGGGTTGTTGAAGTCAATATTCTCGGACATGTTTGTCTGCCTCTGTAAATTGCAATTTAGGGACAAATTGAAAAGCATCAAGcttctttattcttttttatttatatatgggTTTAGTTATGATCATGATTAGGGAGAGTTTTCATTAATCTGTTCATAAGGAGGTGACTGGTGAGTAATTGCAAAATTTTGAACGTTGGCTCGAATCTACCGAAAGATGCGAATGAAGGATGAAGAATGAGAGAAGTGGGCTTTGGCAAATTAGAAAGGAAGAACCATTTTTCGGAGAGGAGAGAACAAAATTTTGAGGAGAACCCAATTTTTGGGTTTTGGCTCACCTAGCTGCACACGTGGCTCTTGACTGGTGGATTtggttttcaatttttcatgcttTGTTCAGTTCCACGCAAAACATTTATTGGATGATTGGATATTTGGATCAGTGTTTTTGGTCTCACAAGAATAGCTATAAAAATGGTTTGTAACTTTCTCTATTTTAAcatgttttattaaattatttaatacaaataccaaaaaaaaatattatttaatacacaattatattatgtatgtattaaaattaactattaaaatcagttattattataaaatacatattaaaatataaaaatatattaaaaataaattaaattatatatatttatttatatacaaatatattgatgattaattttaatatataaataatatttttatttaatataatatatatttatgttttaattattaattttttatgtaaaaacatttttatatgtGTAAAAATTATCTTtgaaacaaataatttaaaaatatatgtaatttaattttaaaatttaaaaaaaaatattacagaattagtatttttagtaaaaaaataaaaaattaattaatcttaattcaaatataaaataataaaaatattggctTTAAATAAATATGATTTACAATTTTAATAATCATATAGTTCACATTTAAATTATCTCATTTAACTCAAATAACTTATGAACTAATTTtaacttattaaatatttttttatgtaatcttttttcatttttttttttttggattcaagCCCAACCAAACCTTATTTGAACAAGCTAAATATAAGTTTAAATATGTTGATAGTTTCAATTGTATGCAAAAATTTATTAGCTAACtataaatctttaaataaaagTCAAATTTGTGATAAATTAGTTGTTAATCTATGGACTGGTCGTGAAAAATCAGAAAGAAAATATCGAATttgttgtaaaataactaaataaataaggaagaagtaacaaatataaaatacgaaaatataattagataactcaagtagtaatattcactggaattactatatcaatatagtagatataattaatatatttaataatattaaagtatATAAGAGAATAGTACGAAAgagaaataatattatatgttgtaatgtgtatatatatataaagatagaaagaaatattaaaagtaaagagagagaaaTGCATTTGCTTTGTTTTTATTATTGCTATGTCACATTCGTAACATGGCTTCTATATATATAGGCAAATGAAGTTTGATTTCCAACTTCATTCAGTATTGTAAATGAAAATCAACCGTCCATATTAATGGGCATTCAATATAATCTTATCGCAACACTCCCCCTTGAAtgcccatttaggattattgcctcgttaaaaccttactaaagaaaaacccagtgggaaaaaatcttagtgaaggaaaaagagtacaatatcctttaatGATGgggctgcctcattaaaaaccttgtcaagaaaaacccaatgggaaaaaaacctgaccaagggaaaaagagtacagtctccccctcttgccgacatcatttaatgtctcgaaatcggcgcattccaatctcatgtaccaatctttcaaaggaggattttgggagtgactttgtgaataaatctgccagattgtcacttgaacggatctgcTGGACAttaattgtcccttgattttgaaggtcatgagtgaagaagaatttgggagaaatatgctttgttctatcacctttgatgtatccacccttaagttgagcaatgcatgctgtattatcttcaaacaggacagttggagctatcttatgatcaatcagtccacatgatgatagaatatattgaatcagacccctcagccaaaaacactcgcgactagcttcatgaatcgccagtatttcagcatgattagaggaggttgctgtaatcgtctgtttcgtggacctccatgatatagctgtaccaccatatgtgaataggtatcctgtttgagatctccctttatgtggatcagacaggtATCcgacatctgcatagccaactagttgtgacttggatccatagggataaaacaatcccatatcaaccgttccatgaagatatcgaaaaatttgtttgattccactccaatgtcttctagttggagaggaactataccttgctagtaaattcaccgcgaatgatatgtcaggtcgcgtattattagcaagatacattagtgctcaaatggcactaagatatggtacttcaggaccaaggatatcttcattttcttctttaggacggaattgatcctttttcacatccaaagatcttacgatcattggggtacttaatgaacgtgacttatccatataaaatcttttcaagatcttttctgtgtatgttgtttgatgaataaagatcccaccttttatatgctcgatctgcaggccgagacaaaacttagtctttccaagatccttcatctcaaactcttcttttagagtttttataattgttggaatctcttcaggagtcccaatgatatttaaatcatcaacgtacacagcaattataatgaacccggatgtagttttctttatgaaaacacatgggcagatatcatcattcttgaatccgtttttggccagatactcagtaagacgactataccacattcgtccagattgctttagaccatataaagatctttgcaatttgactgagtacaacccttgcgaatattcattggatggtttagatatctttagtccttcagggactttcatatagatatcccgatctaatgagccgtacaaataggctgttaccacatccattaaatgcatatgcagtttatgatatgcagataaactgaccaaataacgtaatgttatcgcatccactacggGGGAATACGttttttcataatctataccgggcctttgtgaaaaaccttgtaccacaagtcgggctttgtagcgcacaacttcatttttctcatttcgttttctcacaaatacccatttgtatccaacaggttttacatcttctggtgtacggactacaggtccaaagacttcacgttttgcaagtgagtctaattcagccttcatggcttctttccattttggccaatcattcctttgtcgacattcttcgattgatcttggctcaagatccttactttcatgcatgatatttaatgccacgttatatgcaaatatttcattgacaattgtcttatttcggtcccatttctctcctgtaaagacataatttattgagatctcatcattttcacaattttcaggtacctgaacgtcttctggcgttaacactatatcagaattttggacaactgcaggtgtctttactatgtctttttcaacaggaatcgtatttacctcttttctctttcgaggatttttatctttggaaccgacaggcctgccacgcttctggcgtgtatttgcttccgtggctatttgtcctactgggacatcaattcgaattggggcatttttcaccctgccacgcttctggtgtgaatttgcttcagtggctacttgtcctactgggacatcaattcgaattggggcattttccgcttgaatataagatttggttatcctctttgtatcagaaaatgcatcaggcaattcatttgctattctttgcaaatgtataatcttttgaacttctagttcacattgccctaaccgaggatctaaatgcatcaacgatgatacattccaattaagttccttttcaggaagcttattctctccccctaatgttggaaattttgattcatcaaaatgacaatccgcaaaccaggctttaaatacatctcccgtttgtatctcaagatacctcactatagagggagaatcatatccaacatatatccccaattttctttggggtcccattttggtgcgattaggtggtgcaatgggaacatatatcgcacacccaaatattcttaaatgggagacatttggctgctggccaaaagctaattgcataggagagaactgatggtaactcgttggcctcaaacgactAAGTGCTGCggtatgtaaaatagcatgccccaaaccgaggttgggagatttgtccTCATAAGAAAGGGTCTAGCAAgtaattggaggcgcttaataaatgattctactaacccattttgtgtgtgaacataagctactggatgttcaacacttattccattagccatataataagcatcaaaagcttgggaagtaaattcaccagcattatcaagacgaattgctttgattggattttctggaaattgtgcttttaatcgaataatttgagccagtaatctcgcaaacgccaggttgcgagatgataataagcacacatgtgaccatctcaaagatgcgtctatcaggaccataaaatatctaaaagatccacatggtggatgaataggtccacatatatcacattgaatcctttctaggaattcaggggactcaaatccaatctttactgatgatggccttaaaattaactttccctgagaacatgcagcacaacaaaattcactagttttaagaatcttctggttctttagtgaatgtccatgagagttttcaataattctcctcatcatggttgtttccggatgacccaatcggtcgtgccaagttatgaattcatttgggctagtaaacttctggtttacaatggcatgattcaattgcactaatcttggtataatacaatccagatgaaagtgagggtaacttttctagtataacctttttatttaaatcatgagttgtgatacataaatactcatgatttccctcattcatcgtttcaatatgatatctatttcggcgaatatctttgaaactcaacaagttcctcagagacttggtagataatagtgcattatttattataaattttgttcctccaggaaacaaaattatagctcttccagagccttctatcacattacctgagccaataatagtattaacatactcttcttttggcacaagatgggtaaaatatatatcacttttaagaatagtgtgcgaacttgcactatccgcaaggcaaatatcttcagaatatgtccttgccatttttcttcaaagaaaaaaacaaataatgataatagtaaaatgagtaaaagtacatgcacagtaaaaatTATTCACACAAACACATACatatatcaaactattccatcattgatcaaatagctaatatttccttcagaatccttaaagaaattagatacatcataatgagtggtgtaatttttataatttgaagcaaaaattgtttcctttcctttgtcatcccttttcaaggatacttgataaagatcaattaggtgccttggggtacgacaagtacgtgaccaatggccgtttccaccacaacggaagcatttatcctcaattggtTTACTTTACCcaatgtttctttctttatcccacttctggtgagatcctttcttatgaacataatttcttttccttccataatttttcttgttatcaaaatcttgccatttacctcttctggggttataatttgccgcatttgctttAGGAAATGGGTCGACGCcaactgggcgcgcttcatgatttctcaagagcaactcattgttgcgttcagcaacaagaaagcaagaaattaactcagaatatttttaaattcttttttctcgattgctactgcaggagcacattcgaggtatGGAAGGTCgataaagttttctctaacatatcgggtttgaggaagtatcacatgattgtacctttcttcaagatctttccacagatctgcaggatcttttaatgtggggtattcatttttcaatcattcgtcaagatgacgatgaaggaAAATCATGGCCTTGACTTTTATCCTTCTGgaatgtattattttcagcctcaatggtatcttcaagatccattgaatcaagatggatttcaacatctatatccatgataaataattgtttccagatatatcaagagcattaaattcaagatgagagagcttcgacataatgaaaatttgttacctgagtcttcctaaaaatttgatcagagtctcgtgctgataacgtgttgtaaaataactaaataaataaggaagaagtaacaaatataaaatacgaaaatataattagataactcaagtagtaatattcactggaattactatatcaatatagtagatataattaatatatttaataatattaaagtatATAAGAGAATAGTACGAAAgagaaataatattatatgttgtaatgtgtatatatatataaagataaaaagaagtattaaaagtaaagagagagaattgcatttgCTTTGTTTTTATTATTGCTATGTCACATTCGTAACATAGCTTCTATATATATAGGCAAATGAAGTTTGATTTCCAACTTCATTCAGTATTGTAAATGAAAATCAACCGCCCATATTAATGGGCATTCAATATAATCTTATCGCAACAGAATTTGAATTTTAGGCATGAAAAAGTTGATATCAAAACAATAAGAccattacaaaatcataaatattcaaataagatttaaaaaaaaaaatccaaggaAATATAATTTGTTTGGCTATCGGGATTCATAAGTTTGAACACCCTAAAGAGGTACCCAGCATGATCCCCggataaatatgaaataaattatgaTTTTGATTTCCTTTCTTCTCTTTGCAAAATAATGTGATGGGAAGTGCATCAGCGGTCAGCCTTTGATAATTTGTAGAATTAATCACCACTAGTTCACTACAGTCTAACACTAGATCCTGATGATCATGGATAAGGGAAACAAGAGATGATAGTACCAAAAGGATTTATACACTGCttacatttttatgattttatgaccccttaaaaaaagaaataaataagaattGGAAGGTTACAAATTGCTCATTTAATTAGGAGGAGGCTATGatgaattcttttatttttattttttttaattttcaaagatCACTAACATCAAATAATCATCTACCTACCCTTTTCACGTCCATGTTCTGATTTACTTCTTGCTCTCTCTATGATCTTCTTAGGATCCAACTCCAACTTGCAGCTCGAAACACTTTCCTCTCTGATGTGTCCCCTCACCTTCTCCCTCTCTGACCCTGTTTCTTCAATGTCTCCTTTTATAACCATCTTTCTCTCCAAGTCCAATGGCAACTTACCATCTAATCTCTTACTACTCAAGTGGTGAAGAGTCTTCTTTTCTCTGCTTTCAGGAGGAAGAGAGGCTCTTGTTGTGGCTTCTTCCACGTTGAGTTCTTCTTTATCCAAGGCCAGTGACTGCTTGCTTTGTGCATCTCTTGGTCTATGCTTGGCTCCAAGAAGTATCTCATGCGGTTTTGGTAGTTTGTTAGTGGTTATTTCCCCCTTGTTGGTGGAGCCTTTCTCTTGCTCGAAGTAGAGCAGCTGCACCACTGTTCTCAATGGCAGAAGCTCGTTCTTCACAGCATGGGCACGTGCTTCTGGGGACAGTCTTTGGCAGTCTAGAATCCCACAAAGTCTCTTCTTGTCTGTCTTGTTCAGATCAGGGTGCACCTGTTCATGCATTCAACCCATAAGTGGTAACTCTTAACACTCAAAGCTTCAAAACCTTTTCCTATATTTAGAAAAATAGCAATAGCAACGATTGAATTCTAGGAGTAGTTATAAGGAATGCGATACGTTCTAGTAATGAGAACTGATACGCAGTACGCATATGccacatttaaaatattttacatggAAAATATACTTACGACATTCCAGTACGCAAATAAATTGTAAATTGGTATGCAGTATATCACCTATTGGTGAACTATGATGCTAGATTGCTTAGTCATAGAAATTTCAATACTCATAGTTCTAAAAATTGCGAAATGTTATCTGTTTGATGAGTAAAATTTTTGACATCCAAGCAAGAAAGTTTGAAAGGTCTAAACAAATTGTCCAAGTAAGATGTTGGTGTGTTTGCAATACTTCACCTTAAGATAGATGTTAACTGCCTGGTAGAGGTCATCGTGCTCTACTCGGGCAATGCCGGGCACAGTTTCAGCAAGAGACACAAACTTCGACACCAGCATGTTCTCATCCCTTGCAACCACTTGAAGATAAGAATCAATGAGCTTTCCAACATTTCTGATAGATCTCAAAAAGTAGTTGCTATCCACGGCACCTGGGGACATTCTTTTCCAAAGCTTCAAGAAAGTTTCCAACACTGCTAAAACTAACTCTATGTCATAATAATTCTGATCCGAAGAAGATTTTGAGGGATAAAGCAGGTCGCTGACTGTTGCCTCCTCAAACTGAAGGCTTGCTCTTCTTATTAGCTCTGTTTTCGTCACAGAGGAGACACCGAGCTGAATCGAAATGCTTAGTAGTCTAAACAAGAATCCAACTGAAACTGATCCTCTGTCTGCTGGAATCATGCTCACGATTGTTTCAAGAATTTTGCGGTTCTTTGCCTTAGATTCATCTGTCTGAGATGCTGAACTGCCTGAATATCTAAGCTTTGTGACACCTGGTAGCCACCTGCAGGCATAGACATGCAATGCTTCGCCAATAAGCTGTGGAGGGAGCACATAGGTTGATCTAACAGCCATAACTATACACCTGAAGAGATCTATGTCAAGATCAGAAATATCTTCTGTCCACCAATCCTTTGGGACAGAATGGTGTTGTTTCTTGTTGTAACCGGGCCTAGTGTAGGTGTAGGACCATTTCACCTGCATAAAATCATCACTTCAAAAAAGTAATAATGAAAGACAATTGAGGCAGTTTTATGGATGTGTAGTTCTTGACCTGTTGTGGGGGTGTGAGGACTTTCTCTATGATTGAATCAATGCATTTTCTGACAATTCCAAGATTCTCAGACCACTCTGGTAAGGTAGCAGTTGTCTGAAGCGTGGCAATGGAATCCTTCCAACCTTCAAGAAGGCATGAATTGAAGAAAGCCTCAAGTTTTCCTACGAAGTTTCCCTTCTCAATGGAATCATTCATTCTTAGGAACTTGGCAGCACAGAGCGCGGATACAAAGTTATGGGCACTAATGTTGATTGAAATTCCATAGCAGAACTTGGCACAGAGTTCAAAAGCCTCTTCCCCTCCTGGTATATCATGAAGTTCAAGAGAGAAGCTCTCAGAATCACTTGAATCATAGCAAAGCCTTTGTAGAAGACCACATTTCGGAAGAAGCGGAAACTGCAGCTAAAAAGAGCACAATTATAGATGAACTAAATGTTGGTTTTATTTTGTCTTTGTTTTGTTTCCACACACGCCACAACTCCATTCTAGTTTCAGTACCTTGTGTAGCAGATAAGTAATATCGTTGATTTGTATCACAAGGTCTGCAGGGATCTCAGATATCAGAGTCCTGCATTATCAGAttacataattaatttataaaagggTTGTACACAGAATTTTGATATAAAGAGTTGCAGGGAAATACCTGGTAGCTTGTTCAGTGAAGAAAGTGTCTGGTCTTGTCCCAAGTTTCATGAACTTCATTTTTATTTCTTGATTTAAATGTTCAAGAAAATAAACTCTGCTTCAAAGCCTGCAGAAATTCAGAATACGGTACATTGAATGATACTGCCATAGATCCATGAAGTCAAGGTTCTGGTACTCTGTAGTTAACTGGAGAAGGGAAAAAGAGAAAGTGTGTATGTGTTTTTATGGGGTGGGGgggcgtgtgtgtgtgtgtgtgtgtgtgtgagagagagagagagagagagagagagtgcttTAATGTAACCCTCTTAAAAGGGAAGCAAATTGGTTGATGAACATGCGAGGATGAATAATACATGATGATTCATGATCATGAAACGAGCAGAATAACATGGTAGCACCAACTTATTAAATTTCATCATATATTTTGAAGCAAAGGAGTGGATGTGGAAGACAAGGAGAAGGAAATCAGAAATCACAATGGCTGAAAGTAGAGGAGAGCGTGACATGATATCATGCTCCCATCATTCTGTCGGTTGTGTTTAAGAAAAAATTCACCAgataaagtatttaaaaaaaatggagaaaCCTGCAACAAAGACTTCACCTCAAGTTTTCTATTTATTTGGCAAGGACTCTGTCACTGCCAACCTGATTGATTGATTTGTGTAGAAGCATGAAATGAAAGTCCTTCAGTTCACAGAAGATGGGGATAGATAAACAATAACTTCTGTATTTTGCTGAAGACATGCACTTCAAAAGGTTTTTTGAGTAGTTGCAGGTGAAGTTGATTAAAGGTTTTCTGTCTCCTGTGTGCCCATGCCTGACATATGTACCAACAAACTCAACAACGTGAGAGTTCCACCATGGTTGGCAGACAAACTTATGCTGCtcataaattattattgttttatcctaaaatttgaaaagaggaattagaaaagaaaatgagagcGGATGATGGAAAAGTGCtaaatattaatttagttaaaacgTTGACCCTATAAAATAAGTTAATCTATTTTTGGTACTATATATTTCTTTTGGTGCATGATCGACAACCAATTTCATCAAAgctttttttgacaaaaaaataataaaaaactataaATGCAGCTAATAGCATTAATTTTGCTAGTTGAATATTATGGGTATTGATTACTCATCTAACCCCACTCAAATTCATGATAATAGCAAAAGAAGAAAGCACCAACACCATGGCAGAAAATGCGTAGTGCATACATTTTACCTTGACTGATGGGTCTCTAGATGATAGGTGGTAAAGTAAAGAATGTTTATGTTGTGTGCAAGTTGGATTTTAACTATTAGGTCAGCCAGCATAAATCAGTAGTGCTTTTATAGTGGCTCACAAGTTATATAAATCCAAAGCAGATATGTAGTGTACTAATACACAAAGCAATCTCTTCAGAAGATACTTCTTATTCCATATACACAAAAATACACGCCTTTGCTCAGAAAATGATATGGGAAATCCCTGAGAAAGTGATTCACAAGGCAAATGTTTTGATCATTTTCTTCAGAGGTTACATTGTGAAGTCACTTTCATTGTGTCTGTAAAGAACTTTGACATATAAACTAATTTAAAGACCTTTTTTCAGTTGAAACTCACAATAGGCCCGCAGTGGTCCACGCCTATGCTCTTCTCAATTATCTCACCCCCCATTAATTATACATTATAATAAGAAATCAAGAAAGATGGTGGCCAACTTTTTCACTTTTCTCCctttgtttctcctttttcctctCAATTATATTCAATAATTACTGAAATAGCTCAGCATTACTTCACAAAAGCATCTTGCCATCCACGTTTTATCTGGGATTTGgtaatcttttaaattaaataataaaatatacatatTATAGAGAAAATAAAGTACAGAAGAAGAAT
This window contains:
- the LOC112722789 gene encoding BTB/POZ domain-containing protein At5g47800 isoform X1; translation: MKFMKLGTRPDTFFTEQATRTLISEIPADLVIQINDITYLLHKLQFPLLPKCGLLQRLCYDSSDSESFSLELHDIPGGEEAFELCAKFCYGISINISAHNFVSALCAAKFLRMNDSIEKGNFVGKLEAFFNSCLLEGWKDSIATLQTTATLPEWSENLGIVRKCIDSIIEKVLTPPQQVKWSYTYTRPGYNKKQHHSVPKDWWTEDISDLDIDLFRCIVMAVRSTYVLPPQLIGEALHVYACRWLPGVTKLRYSGSSASQTDESKAKNRKILETIVSMIPADRGSVSVGFLFRLLSISIQLGVSSVTKTELIRRASLQFEEATVSDLLYPSKSSSDQNYYDIELVLAVLETFLKLWKRMSPGAVDSNYFLRSIRNVGKLIDSYLQVVARDENMLVSKFVSLAETVPGIARVEHDDLYQAVNIYLKVHPDLNKTDKKRLCGILDCQRLSPEARAHAVKNELLPLRTVVQLLYFEQEKGSTNKGEITTNKLPKPHEILLGAKHRPRDAQSKQSLALDKEELNVEEATTRASLPPESREKKTLHHLSSKRLDGKLPLDLERKMVIKGDIEETGSEREKVRGHIREESVSSCKLELDPKKIIERARSKSEHGREKGR
- the LOC112722789 gene encoding BTB/POZ domain-containing protein At5g47800 isoform X2, whose amino-acid sequence is MKFMKLGTRPDTFFTEQATRTLISEIPADLVIQINDITYLLHKFPLLPKCGLLQRLCYDSSDSESFSLELHDIPGGEEAFELCAKFCYGISINISAHNFVSALCAAKFLRMNDSIEKGNFVGKLEAFFNSCLLEGWKDSIATLQTTATLPEWSENLGIVRKCIDSIIEKVLTPPQQVKWSYTYTRPGYNKKQHHSVPKDWWTEDISDLDIDLFRCIVMAVRSTYVLPPQLIGEALHVYACRWLPGVTKLRYSGSSASQTDESKAKNRKILETIVSMIPADRGSVSVGFLFRLLSISIQLGVSSVTKTELIRRASLQFEEATVSDLLYPSKSSSDQNYYDIELVLAVLETFLKLWKRMSPGAVDSNYFLRSIRNVGKLIDSYLQVVARDENMLVSKFVSLAETVPGIARVEHDDLYQAVNIYLKVHPDLNKTDKKRLCGILDCQRLSPEARAHAVKNELLPLRTVVQLLYFEQEKGSTNKGEITTNKLPKPHEILLGAKHRPRDAQSKQSLALDKEELNVEEATTRASLPPESREKKTLHHLSSKRLDGKLPLDLERKMVIKGDIEETGSEREKVRGHIREESVSSCKLELDPKKIIERARSKSEHGREKGR